Proteins from one Rhodothermales bacterium genomic window:
- a CDS encoding ROK family protein, translated as MPSYVIGFDLGGTRLKSGAVTRNGRIKAAGIMPSGYTMVPKKLLKAYLDEIKRITAEMGEGPKGIGLAFSGAVDPRKGVVYLPGKVKGLEGFPIVELLEEAAGVPVVADNDGRISMYAEATYGAARDYPWAMTITIGTGVGSGVRLDGKILRDPHLQFGTQMSHIVQQSNQGHLCITGARGTAEMLCSATALALSVRSALQRGIESSLSDAYFKDPVSIDFKRVIQAVEKGDRLCRDELDRWIEQLGWLLVSAVHVYAPELIILCGGATHAAHVFLEPLQRHVNQHIFRYPVGEPMPIVVSELSDHMGVLGTAARAWEWVAEVQSAK; from the coding sequence ATGCCATCCTATGTAATCGGCTTCGACCTCGGCGGGACGCGGCTCAAGAGCGGCGCGGTGACGCGGAATGGGCGGATCAAGGCCGCCGGCATCATGCCGTCCGGCTATACGATGGTGCCTAAAAAGCTGCTCAAGGCCTATCTGGACGAGATCAAGCGCATCACGGCCGAGATGGGGGAGGGGCCGAAGGGAATCGGGCTGGCGTTTTCGGGGGCTGTGGATCCGCGGAAGGGGGTCGTCTATTTACCTGGCAAGGTGAAGGGGTTGGAGGGGTTTCCAATCGTGGAATTACTGGAGGAGGCCGCCGGCGTGCCTGTCGTAGCCGACAACGACGGCCGGATCTCGATGTACGCGGAAGCGACGTACGGCGCGGCGCGGGACTACCCCTGGGCGATGACGATTACCATTGGGACTGGCGTCGGCTCCGGCGTGCGGCTGGATGGAAAAATCCTGCGGGACCCCCACCTCCAGTTCGGCACCCAGATGTCGCACATCGTCCAGCAATCCAACCAGGGTCACCTGTGTATCACCGGCGCTCGGGGCACGGCGGAGATGTTGTGTTCTGCGACAGCACTGGCGTTATCGGTACGCAGTGCCCTCCAGCGCGGCATCGAATCCAGCCTCAGCGACGCCTACTTCAAAGACCCTGTCAGCATAGACTTCAAGCGGGTAATCCAGGCTGTGGAAAAGGGCGACCGGTTGTGTCGGGACGAACTCGACCGCTGGATCGAGCAACTTGGCTGGCTGCTGGTGAGCGCCGTCCACGTCTATGCGCCCGAACTCATCATCCTTTGCGGCGGAGCGACCCACGCAGCTCACGTGTTCCTGGAGCCGCTCCAGCGCCACGTCAACCAGCACATCTTCCGCTACCCCGTCGGCGAGCCGATGCCGATCGTGGTTTCGGAGTTAAGCGATCACATGGGGGTGTTGGGAACGGCGGCGCGGGCG